The window GCTGTGCTGATTGATTTGGATGTAAAAGTATAGGTTGAGTATTTGGTCTATGAGCAACTTCAAGGGCTGGATTGTGTGGCCGGTGAGGCTGAAAAGTAAAATCATTTGAGCTGGGTTGCTGTGGTCTGGGAGCAGTCATATTTGCAGGGTTAATGGCATTAAAACTGACAGCACCAGCAGGACCAGAATTAGGAATTCCTGAAGCTGGATGTAGTAGTGTTGATGAAGATGTCACTGGTGAAAGAAGAGGGGTGGATCCTGGTACCACATTGGGAGATGAATTAGGTATCACAGCTCGTGGCATAACAGACTGCATGGGACCAGGTACTTTTGCTGCTGAAGGTAGTGGAGAAAGTGAAAGCCCCTGTTGGAAGTGGGAACTAGAGTTGAAGTATGGGACATTTGCGGGATGATTAACTGCAGCACCAGCTGACTGCAAAGCAGATTGCTGGGTAATTGGAAAGATATTTGGCGGTGCAGCTCTGGACACAGCCAAAGGATGAGAAGCCATGGAGGGGTGGCCCTGCAGACCAGTTGTTGCAGGGGTCATTGACATCATATTTCCAGCTCCAATGGATGTTGGAGTGTTCACTGGTACTATAGATGATCCAGCATAAGGTGGCTGGTAAGAAATAGATATTGAACTCCCAAACTGGGTGGGCCCAGTTGGTGCTGACTGGTTAGTAGATAATTGTGGTGATGTGACATTTGATTGAATAGGTGCAGGTTGTGAAGCTGACAAAGGTGGCGGATGTGAAATGTATGGCCTCTGCAGAACTTGTGGTTGCTGTGGCCCGGAGGTAATAAGTGAAGGATTCTGGGGAACCGGAGTAAATCCCACTGTGACAACTGGCCGAGGACCAAATATTGGCAGCATACTTGAGGGATTGAACTGTGATGGAGACAAATGGACAGGAGCCGCAGCAAAACCTGATGATGGAAAGGCATGTGTCTGAGGTGCACCCACAGGAAACCAAGGCCCTGAGTACTGCTGAAAGTGATTAGGTGAAGGTGCTGGTCCAGATCCTACACTTGGCTGAGCCACTCCACTTGCCACACCAGCAGGCACATTAGTACCAGGTGTGCCTTGACTCGGAGCACCACTATTCACATTGTCACCAGATGTTGCAGTTGATGTTACAGTAATGGAAGCAGGATTCCCCTGAAAAGTCTAACAATTACTAAGTTATTTTCGTACAAAGAATGGCATGAAGAAGTAAATTACTCTAAATGACCTTAAGAAGATATTAGCAATCATAACTGACTAATATTCTACGATCTTAAAGTTCAGGAGACTCACCGAAACTGGGGTGACTAGCAGTTCAATAAGAGCCACCGCAGCATCAATCTTTTCATATGTGTCAGCTGATACATGAACGTGCAACTCATCATAACTACCACATGTTTCATTACCATCAGGAGTAGTAACTTCAACCTGGAGAGTGATAAGAATAATAGCAGAGAAAAACATAAAGAGAAGCCCATGCATATCATCATGCAGCCCATCGCATGTACCAGCGTaaacaaaagagaaataaaTACCCAAGCTGATGCTCTGGATAATTACTAAAAAAGGGGCGAGAATCATATGCATGCAGGACCTAGTGAAACAGGACAAGAAATATAGCAAGGCAACTTGGGGCAGCCACATTACCTTTTCTCCAGTAACTGCTCTTGTTCCATAAACTCGTACTTTAGCTCCAGTTTCCTGATCTCAAAGTAAACAACCAGTGAATTTTTCACACAGAATTATAATTGCATACTATAAATAATTGTGGCAGTAATATAATATTAGCACAGAGGGCATATGCCGATATAAACCTTTTCCAGTCGCTTTTGAGTGTCATTTGCTGGCCCAAAAATTAAACCAACCATATTATATGCAGCATTCTCTTTAATCTGCACATAGACAGAGCAAAAACCAATACGAGGAATGTCATCAGCAAATCCCAGAAGTGTCCAATATTAGTTCTGcatgcaagaaattaaaaacaACTGTGACATTAGAAAAAGTGTGGCCTCTTTCTTTCTCTAGTTTCTCAAGCAAGAGTGGGATGGAGGAGACCCAAGAGTACAGTGTGTCTCTTCTTGTATcaataaagatttgaaatccAAACCAATAGGTAGGCACATGACTACATGTGTATGATCCACAAGAATGTCCATGGTCATCCTACTGCAAAATAAGTGTAAGCTTTATTCCTATTAATTTGTGAAACGAATAGACCCAACAAAACTTCAAAGGAACTCAGTAGTCAGTGATGTACTAGTTTCAAACCATCTTCACCACTCAGCAAGGCTAGAAAGTAAACAATTTCGATATCCAACATATCCACCTTTCCATATGAATGAAATCCTTATCTCTCAGCACACATAATATTAACAAATCATCTTTCTTGGAAGTCTAACTTCTTAATGATCTCACTCTAGATCCTCCAAAAAATTAAGATGTCCGCATAGATAATGTATTTCACCTAAGAGGTAACATTCAGTGTCCTTGTTAAGGTCttgttaaataaaataataactcaAACAGGAATTTGACCAACGGTAaacaaagttctcatttgattATACCTCTACCCAGTATAAGAAAAGCTTTGTCACTTAAGCCCTGCTTTGAGAACCAACCATATAAC is drawn from Coffea arabica cultivar ET-39 chromosome 1c, Coffea Arabica ET-39 HiFi, whole genome shotgun sequence and contains these coding sequences:
- the LOC113698990 gene encoding uncharacterized protein isoform X1, coding for MSTKLEQSSNYSQSTATSVPASGSKISKFATKSGFLIPKNKISGSLVPFIRGGKKGGGDAANGENNKEGQRKTKWGPDLTQDTAVRKGRALAYQTRVDQIAQQLRLGKLETEENQDLSSPFQTEEHKFSDRQLEAQELELLELERRDATGEILKLNPSYKVPADYKPVLKEAKVPIPIKENAAYNMVGLIFGPANDTQKRLEKETGAKVRVYGTRAVTGEKVEVTTPDGNETCGSYDELHVHVSADTYEKIDAAVALIELLVTPVSTFQGNPASITVTSTATSGDNVNSGAPSQGTPGTNVPAGVASGVAQPSVGSGPAPSPNHFQQYSGPWFPVGAPQTHAFPSSGFAAAPVHLSPSQFNPSSMLPIFGPRPVVTVGFTPVPQNPSLITSGPQQPQVLQRPYISHPPPLSASQPAPIQSNVTSPQLSTNQSAPTGPTQFGSSISISYQPPYAGSSIVPVNTPTSIGAGNMMSMTPATTGLQGHPSMASHPLAVSRAAPPNIFPITQQSALQSAGAAVNHPANVPYFNSSSHFQQGLSLSPLPSAAKVPGPMQSVMPRAVIPNSSPNVVPGSTPLLSPVTSSSTLLHPASGIPNSGPAGAVSFNAINPANMTAPRPQQPSSNDFTFQPHRPHNPALEVAHRPNTQPILLHPNQSAQPYQESQISPVQPGMHMLRLPPANPGFSRPNVGNQMMQPRAQTSVNFPSSPTALLGPPRHAPFPGSNAAPLLQPRNFNLDPPFVNADGIPRAGGPMQIQQNYPPSATRPPSFVAPNQHINSNISFQPAAGLSSRASGVQQVYDPFSPTSVSLNTHLSSNRAKIQKQESDPEYEDLMASVGVK
- the LOC113698990 gene encoding uncharacterized protein isoform X2, with the translated sequence MSTKLEQSSNYSQSTATSVPASGSKISKFATKSGFLIPKNKISGSLVPFIRGGKKGGGDAANGENNKEGQRKTKWGPDLTQDTAVRKGRALAYQTRVDQIAQQLRLGKLETEENQDLSSPFQTEEHKFSDRQLEAQELELLELERRDATGEILKLNPSYKVPADYKPVLKEAKVPIPIKENAAYNMVGLIFGPANDTQKRLEKETGAKVRVYGTRAVTGEKVEVTTPDGNETCGSYDELHVHVSADTYEKIDAAVALIELLVTPVSGNPASITVTSTATSGDNVNSGAPSQGTPGTNVPAGVASGVAQPSVGSGPAPSPNHFQQYSGPWFPVGAPQTHAFPSSGFAAAPVHLSPSQFNPSSMLPIFGPRPVVTVGFTPVPQNPSLITSGPQQPQVLQRPYISHPPPLSASQPAPIQSNVTSPQLSTNQSAPTGPTQFGSSISISYQPPYAGSSIVPVNTPTSIGAGNMMSMTPATTGLQGHPSMASHPLAVSRAAPPNIFPITQQSALQSAGAAVNHPANVPYFNSSSHFQQGLSLSPLPSAAKVPGPMQSVMPRAVIPNSSPNVVPGSTPLLSPVTSSSTLLHPASGIPNSGPAGAVSFNAINPANMTAPRPQQPSSNDFTFQPHRPHNPALEVAHRPNTQPILLHPNQSAQPYQESQISPVQPGMHMLRLPPANPGFSRPNVGNQMMQPRAQTSVNFPSSPTALLGPPRHAPFPGSNAAPLLQPRNFNLDPPFVNADGIPRAGGPMQIQQNYPPSATRPPSFVAPNQHINSNISFQPAAGLSSRASGVQQVYDPFSPTSVSLNTHLSSNRAKIQKQESDPEYEDLMASVGVK